A window of the Henckelia pumila isolate YLH828 chromosome 3, ASM3356847v2, whole genome shotgun sequence genome harbors these coding sequences:
- the LOC140892315 gene encoding probable 3-hydroxyisobutyrate dehydrogenase-like 1, mitochondrial yields the protein MRLSPHRSLLRFTTLAYSNSLVLRRSMAAAAATSEPVSPANTKVGWIGTGVMGQSMCSHLLKAGYTVTVFTRTKSKAESLLSIGAHWADSPYSLASISDVVFSIVGYPSDVRHVILHPTSGALAGLRSGGVLIDMTTSDPSLAVEIHTAATAASCSSIDAPVSGGDRGARLGSLSIFAGGDEAVTTRVTPLLNHLGRVYYMGGPGKGQFCKLANQVTIASTMVGLCEGLIYASKAGLDLNNYLSAISTGAAGSKSLDLYGNRILNRDFEAGFYVNHFVKDLGICLRECQNMGLALPGLALAQQLYLSLKAHGEGDLGTQALVLALERLNNISLQSGSSNLKDK from the coding sequence ATGCGATTGTCTCCGCATCGCTCACTCCTCCGCTTCACCACACTCGCCTACTCCAATTCTCTCGTTCTCCGCCGCTCCatggccgccgccgccgccacctCTGAGCCTGTTAGCCCAGCAAACACCAAAGTGGGCTGGATCGGCACCGGCGTGATGGGCCAATCCATGTGCTCGCATCTCCTTAAGGCCGGCTACACAGTCACCGTCTTCACCCGTACCAAGTCCAAAGCAGAATCCCTCCTCTCCATTGGGGCCCACTGGGCCGACTCACCCTATTCCTTGGCTTCCATATCCGACGTCGTATTCTCCATCGTAGGCTACCCATCTGACGTCCGCCACGTCATCCTCCACCCTACATCCGGTGCCCTCGCCGGCCTACGATCCGGCGGAGTTCTCATCGACATGACCACATCCGACCCCTCCCTCGCCGTTGAAATCCACACCGCTGCCACTGCCGCGTCCTGTTCCTCGATCGACGCACCCGTGTCCGGCGGAGACCGCGGCGCCCGCCTCGGTTCACTCTCCATTTTTGCCGGTGGAGACGAGGCCGTAACCACCCGCGTCACACCACTGTTAAACCATTTAGGTAGAGTGTACTATATGGGCGGACCCGGAAAGGGGCAGTTTTGCAAATTAGCCAACCAAGTAACCATAGCCTCCACCATGGTGGGTCTGTGTGAGGGTTTGATTTATGCATCAAAAGCTGGTTTGGATTTGAACAATTACTTGAGTGCCATCTCCACCGGGGCCGCGGGTTCGAAATCTTTGGATTTGTATGGGAACAGGATACTTAACAGGGATTTCGAAGCTGGGTTTTATGTGAATCATTTTGTGAAAGATTTGGGTATATGCTTGAGGGAATGCCAGAATATGGGGTTGGCTTTGCCTGGATTAGCATTAGCTCAACAGCTGTATTTATCACTAAAGGCTCATGGAGAAGGCGATTTAGGAACACAGGCTCTTGTTTTGGCACTAGAGAGGCTCAATAATATCTCACTCCAAAGCGGGAGTTCTAATTTAAAAGACAAGTAA